From Pan paniscus chromosome 6, NHGRI_mPanPan1-v2.0_pri, whole genome shotgun sequence, one genomic window encodes:
- the LOC117980937 gene encoding LOW QUALITY PROTEIN: proline-rich protein 36-like (The sequence of the model RefSeq protein was modified relative to this genomic sequence to represent the inferred CDS: inserted 2 bases in 1 codon), which produces MLLPPGSLSRPRTFSSWPPQTKLMTHNGLFRPIPYLTAISADEATASQQPPQAQLHRYNGLFRPSSCLPAFSLGPELSQVDVTRPSSCFLATSPGPALPPGGLCRPRLSSSRPVQGQLLPPGALCRPKSSSSRPPQAQLQPLGGLSGCKSSSSQPLQAQLLLPPTGLFRPSQAHASRRPSQAPLLTFGGLCRPRQGPASCLPKACTGPASASQQTLHAQLALASLWPPQSKAPASRPLRQAQLPPASGLFRPMGLIPHNGLSRPSFSFPAPSPGPEPPQVGLSRPTCSLPASSPGPALPPGCVSRPDSGLPTRSLDSAPAQLPAALVGPQLPEAKLPRPSSGLTVVSPGSAPALRRRLQAPNGLRSVGPSRPSLGLPAASAGPNRPEVGLSRPSSSLPAASAGLSRPQVGLEVGLEELQVGLPGPSSVLSAASPGAKLPRVSLSRLSSSCLPVASFXAQPSLWLSAVFPGPAFDFWWPLQAQNLTSSQPLQAQPPASRRPAWARPRPHRGLSTPS; this is translated from the exons atg ctcctacctcccggcagcctctccaggcccagaactttctccagtTGGCCTCCACAGACCAAGCTCATGACTCACAATGGCCTATTTAGGCCCATACCCTACCTCACGGCAATCTCCGCAGATGAGGctactgcctcacaacagcctccacaggcacagctccatcgttacaatggcctctttagacccagctcctgcctcccagccttctctctAGGCCCTGAACTTTCTCAAGTCGAcgtcaccaggcccagctcatgCTTCTTGGCaacctctccaggcccagctcttcctcccggcggcctctgcaggcccagaCTGTCGTCAAGTCGGCCTGTCCAGGGCCAGCTCCTGCCTCCTGGCgccctctgcaggcccaagtcgtCCTCAAGTCggcctccccaggcccagctccagCCTCTCGGCGGCCTCTCCGGGTGCAAAAGTTCCtcgagtcagcctctccaggcccagctcctcctgcctcccactgGCCTCTTTCGGCCCAGCCAAGCTCATGCGTCCCGGCGGCCTTCCCAAGCCCCGCTTTTGACTTTtggcggcctctgcaggcctcGACAAGGCCCGGCCTCCTGCCTCCCGAAGGCCTGCacaggcccagcctctgcctcacagcagactctccacgcccagctagctctcgcctcactgtggcctccccagtccaaagctcctgcctctCGGCCGCTTCGGCAGGCCCAGCTCCCACCTGCCAGTGGCCTCTTCAGGCCCATGGGGCTCATTCCTCACAACGGCCTTTCCAGgcccagtttttcctttccgGCGCCCTCTCCGGGCCCAGAACCTCCTCAAGTTGGCCTCTCCAGACCCACTTGCAGCCTCCCGGcgtcctctccgggcccagcCCTTCCTCCCGGCTGCGTCTCCAGGCCCGACTCCGGCCTCCCAACAAGGTCTTTGGACTCAGCTCCCGCCCAGCTTCCGGCGGCCCTGGTAGGCCCACAACTTCCtgaagccaagctccccaggcccagctcaggcctcacggtggtctctccaggctcagctcctgccctccgacGGCGTCTCCAGGCCCCAAACGGCCTCCGGTCAGTGGGCCCCTCTAGGcccagcttgggcctcccggcagcctctgcaggcccaaatCGTCCTGAagtcggcctctccaggcccagctccagcctcccggcggcctctgcaggcctAAGTCGTCCTCAAGTCGGCCTGGAAGTGGGCCTGGAAGAGCTGCAAGTCGGCCTCCCCGGGCCCAGCTCCGTCCTCTcggcggcctctccaggtgcaaaacttcctcgagtcagcctctccaggctcagctcctcctgcctcccagtggcctcttt ggCCCAGCCCAGCTTATGGCTCTCGGCGGTCTTCCCAGGCCCCGCTTTTGACTTTTGgtggcctcttcaggcccagaacTTGACCTCCAGTCAGCCTTTGCaggcccagcctcctgcctctCGAAGGCCTGCATGGGCCCGGCCTCGGCCTCACAGAGGACtctccacgcccagctag